The following are from one region of the Myotis daubentonii chromosome 2, mMyoDau2.1, whole genome shotgun sequence genome:
- the LOC132227642 gene encoding keratin, type II cuticular Hb5: protein MSCRSYRINSGYGVTRTFSSCSAVAPKTGSRCCITAAPYRGVSCYRGLTGGFGSRSLSHLGACGPRMAVGAFRSGSCGRSFGYRSGGVCGPSPPCITTVSVNESLLTPLNLEIDPDAQCVKHEEKEQIKCLNNRFAAFIDKVRFLEQQNKLLETKWQYYQNQRCCESNLEPLFNGYIDTLRREAECVEADSGRLASELNHVQEVLEGYKKKYEEEVALRATAENEFVVLKKDVDCAYLRKSDLEANVEALVEESSFLKRLYDEELQILHAHISDTSVIVKMDNSRDLNMDCVVAEIKAQYDDVASRSRAEAESWYRSKCEEMKATVIRHGETLRRTKEEINELNRMVQRLTAEIENAKCQRAKLEAAVAEAEQQGEAAISDARCKLAELEAALQKAKQDMACLLKEYQEVMNSKLGLDIEIATYRRLLEGEEHRLCEGVGAVNVCVSSSRGGVTCGGLTCSTTPGRQIVSGPMATGGSITVMAPDSCAPCQPRPSSFSCGSSRSVRFA from the exons ATGTCCTGCCGCTCCTACAGGATCAACTCGGGATATGGGGTCACCAGGACCTTCAGCTCCTGCTCGGCTGTGGCCCCCAAAACTGGCAGCCGCTGCTGCATCACTGCCGCCCCTTATAGGGGGGTGTCCTGCTACCGGGGGCTGACCGGGGGCTTCGGGAGCCGCAGCCTCTCTCACCTGGGCGCCTGTGGGCCCCGCATGGCGGTGGGCGCCTTCCGCTCTGGCTCCTGTGGACGCAGCTTCGGATACCGCTCAGGCGGCGTGTGCGGACCCAGCCCGCCCTGCATCACCACCGTGTCCGTCAATGAGAGCCTCCTCACGCCCCTCAACCTGGAGATCGATCCCGACGCGCAGTGCGTGAAGCatgaggagaaggagcagatCAAGTGTCTCAACAACAGGTTCGCTGCCTTCATCGACAAG GTGCGCTTCCTGGAGCAGCAGAACAAGCTGCTGGAGACCAAGTGGCAGTACTACCAGAACCAGCGCTGCTGCGAGAGCAACCTGGAGCCGCTGTTCAATGGCTACATTGACACGCTGAGGCGGGAGGCTGAGTGTGTGGAGGCCGACAGCgggaggctggcctcagagctcaACCACGTGCAGGAGGTGCTGGAGGGCTACAAGAAGAA GTATGAAGAGGAGGTGGCTCTGAGAGCCACGGCAGAGAACGAGTTCGTGGTTCTAAAGAAG GACGTGGATTGCGCATACCTGCGGAAATCAGACCTGGAGGCTAATGTGGAAGCCCTGGTGGAGGAGTCCAGCTTCCTGAAGCGACTCTATGATGAG GAGCTCCAGATTCTCCACGCCCACATCTCAGACACCTCGGTCATCGTCAAGATGGACAACAGCCGGGACCTGAACATGGACTGTGTCGTGGCTGAGATCAAGGCCCAGTACGATGATGTCGCCAGCCGTAGCCGGGCCGAGGCCGAGTCCTGGTACCGCAGCAAG TGCGAGGAGATGAAGGCCACAGTGATCCGTCACGGGGAGACCCTGCGCCGCACCAAGGAGGAGATCAACGAGCTGAACCGCATGGTCCAGAGGCTGACCGCCGAGATTGAGAACGCCAAGTGCCAG CGGGCCAAGCTGGAGGCTGCCGTGGCCGAGGCAGAGCAACAGGGCGAAGCGGCCATCAGCGATGCCCGCTGCAAGTTAGCTGAGCTGGAGGCCGCCCTGCAGAAGGCCAAGCAGGACATGGCCTGCCTGCTCAAGGAGTACCAGGAGGTGATGAACTCCAAGCTGGGCCTGGACATCGAGATCGCCACCTACAGGCGCCTGCTGGAGGGCGAGGAGCACAG GCTGTGTGAAGGCGTGGGCGCCGTGAATGTGT GCGTCAGCAGCTCCCGCGGCGGAGTCACCTGTGGGGGCCTCACGTGTAGCACCACCCCGGGGCGCCAGATTGTGTCGGGCCCCATGGCCACCGGGGGCAGCATCACGGTGATGGCGCCTGACTCCTGCGCCCCCTGCCAGCCACGCCCCTCCAGCTTCAGTTGCGGGAGCAGCCGGTCTGTCCGCTTTGCATAG